In a single window of the Nicotiana tomentosiformis chromosome 10, ASM39032v3, whole genome shotgun sequence genome:
- the LOC138900274 gene encoding uncharacterized protein: protein MSEYAIRFSELARHAPILVPTIRERVCIFIEEIDYDIKISLARELQTDAPFQQVVEISRKIEGVLGEERESKEAKRSRRYGRFNGFYSSARTHYSGGSSSRSTQSAHQITWNAPVYSAPPTQDSYNDYSSYPAQTQYEQPRPQRGCYECGDTRHIVRDCPRLGVVVVVGWISSEYSNHKLYSS from the coding sequence atgtcagaatatgctatcaggttcagtgagttagcccgtcatgcacctatcttagttcctacaatcagagaacgagTCTGCATATTCATTGAGGagatcgattatgatattaaaataagcctggctcgagagttgcaaactgatgctccatttcaacaagtagtggagatttcaaggaagattgagggtgttttaggcgaggaaagggagtctaaggaggccaaaaggtctcgaagatatGGAAGGTTTAAtgggttttactcttcagctagaacccattatagcggaggctcgagcagtcgatcaactcagtccgcacatcagattacttggaatgctccagtttacagtgcaccaccgacacaagaTTCTTACAAtgattattccagttatccggcacagactcagtacgagcagccgcgacctcagaggggttgttatgagtgtggtgatactaggcatatcgtgagagattgtcccagacttggggtggtggtggtggtggggtGGATTTCATCTGAATACTCCAaccacaagctttattccagttga